From Apium graveolens cultivar Ventura chromosome 9, ASM990537v1, whole genome shotgun sequence, the proteins below share one genomic window:
- the LOC141685068 gene encoding uncharacterized protein LOC141685068 — MTELLILSASLNHRDGYRSFNIENICKLAEKFYPEDFLGDEKIHLHCELQHYGLDVPVHPDLKNLSTLGDLCHGLVTIGKAGMYPLVDRLLRHVLTLPASTATSERAFSVMKIVKTSLRNRMEDEFLRDYLILYIEKEIAETISAEEIIDSFYLIKERRAHLK, encoded by the coding sequence ATGACGGAGCTTCTCATTTTAAGTGCATCACTAAATCATAGGGATGGTTACAGGTCTTTCAACATAGAGAACATTTGCAAGTTAGCTGAAAAGTTTTATCCAGAAGATTTTTTGGGAGATGAAAAAATCCATCTACATTGTGAACTACAACATTATGGGTTAGATGTTCCGGTTCATCCAGATTTGAAGAATCTGTCTACTCTTGGTGATTTATGTCATGGATTGGTAACCATAGGGAAAGCTGGCATGTATCCATTAGTTGATAGACTATTAAGGCATGTCTTGACTCTTCCAGCATCTACTGCAACATCTGAACGAGCTTTTTCTGTTATGAAAATTGTGAAAACAAGTCTTCGCAATCGAATGGAAGATGAATTTCTTAGGGATTATTTGATATTGTATATTGAAAAGGAGATTGCGGAGACCATTTCTGCCGAGGAGATCattgattctttttatttgaTCAAAGAAAGGCGTGCACATCTCAAATAA
- the LOC141686622 gene encoding large ribosomal subunit protein eL8y yields the protein MAPKKGVKLPVAAKKKTDKVMNPLFEKRPKQFGIGGAIPPKRDMHRFVRWPKVVQIQRKRMILKQRLKVPPALNQFTKTLDKNLATNLFKMLLKYRPEDKAAKKERLLKKAQAETEGKIIESKKPIVVKYGLNHVTYLIEQNKAQLVVIAHDVDPIELVVWLPALCRKMEIPYCIVKGKARLGTIVHKKTASVLCLTTVKNEDKMEFSKILEAIKANFNDKFEENRKKWGGGIMGSKSQAKTRAKERILAKEAAQRMN from the exons ATG GCTCCTAAGAAAGGTGTGAAGCTTCCAGTAGCTGCCAAAAAGAAGACG GATAAGGTGATGAATCCGTTATTCGAGAAGCGCCCTAAGCAGTTCGGGATTGGAGGTGCTATTCCGCCTAAGAGGGATATGCATAGGTTTGTTAGGTGGCCAAAGGTTGTTCAGATTCAGAGGAAGAGGATGATTCTGAAGCAGCGATTGAAGGTTCCGCCGGCATTGAATCAGTTCACTAAGACTCTCGATAAGAACCTCG CAACGAACTTGTTCAAGATGCTTCTGAAGTATAGGCCAGAAGATAAGGCAGCAAAGAAAGAGCGCCTTTTGAAAAAAGCTCAGGCTGAGACTGAAGGGAAGATTATCGAGTCCAAGAAGCCTATCGTCGTCAAGTATGGTCTGAACCATGTCACCTACCTTATAGAGCAG AATAAAGCACAATTGGTAGTCATTGCTCATGATGTTGATCCGATTGAATTGGTTGTCTGGCTTCCTGCACTATGCAGAAAGATGGAAATTCCATACTGCATCGTCAAGGGCAAAGCACGATTAGGCACT ATTGTGCACAAGAAAACTGCATCTGTATTGTGCCTGACCACTGTGAAAAATGAAGATAAAATGGAGTTCAGCAAAATCTTGGAAGCCATCAAG GCAAACTTTAATGACAAGTTTGAAGAGAACCGTAAGAAATGGGGAGGAGGTATTATGGGTTCGAAATCACAAGCCAAAACTAGGGCGAAGGAGAGGATCCTCGCCAAGGAAGCTGCTCAGAGAATGAATTAA